The genomic window ATTGCAAACGCAAGATGATGCCAACTAGTTGATCAGTTATTTTACTAgccattagagcatggttaatagtataactAGTTGATGGCTATATGATATTGTCAATGTCATCTATAGTTAACCTTATGCATGGCCAACAAGTACAATAGTAATATATGAAGATGTGCTACTTTCTTAATACATGGCTCACTTTTCATTCTCACATAGTGCCTATGAGCatgtgttgcagctggctctaatTCTATAGCCGGCTCTTCTTCTCTCCACTTCGTATCATCAGAAAAATAATATTTTAACTCTTATAGCCTGCTTACAGAAGCTCAAGCTTATTGTACTTGCTCCTGCCAACAGGATCAATTGGTCGCCTAATCTGACTTAGTTGTGTGGTGTTTTCAGGACGCGGCGACACAGCTGGACCAGTTGGACAGCGCGGCGGCGTACATCAAGCAGCTCCGGGGCCGGATCGACGACCTGAAACGCCGCAAGCAGGCCGCCGTCTCCGGCACCGCTGGCTGCTCATCCTCCATCTCCACGGGCGACTACAAGGGAGCTCCTTCAACGGCCACGACAGCGCTGCCGGTGATCGAGGTGCGGCACCAGGACGGAACTCTGGACGTGGCGCTGGTGAGCGAGGTCGGGCGGCCGTTCCGGCTGCACGAGGTGATCGCCGTGCTGGAGCAGGAGGGCGCCGAGGTGGTCAGCGCCAGCTTCTCTGTCGTCGGCGACAAGATCTTCTACACGGTCCATTCCCAGGCGTTGTACCCCCGCATCGGCCTCGAGGCCGGCCGCGTCGCCCAAGGGCTGCGCGGcctcgccgcagccgcagccgtcTCGCCGTCGGTCCTCCTGACAtgatctctttctctctttcttcgTTGTTTTGCCATGGTGACAGATTAGCTGATCTATTGGCAGCTTAGCTTAGTACTGCTCTACTCTGCTCATGAGTGAGAGCTTCAGGTTTGTCTGAAATCTACTAGTGTAGGCACGTGCTTGCATATCCTCCTTCCTGAAGATGTGAGATATTTTTAGCTTTCAGAATGTTGGGTTTCTTTCTACTAAGAAGGCTTGAAAACAGGGGAGCATTAGGCTGTGGTTGGCTGAGCCGAAGATTCTGAAAAAGCTGCTGTGCTACCGCTATCGTGGCGTGATCGCTGCTTTGAAACGCCCACGCGATCTGCATGGCTTGGGGAATCGCGCGAGATCGCGGTGCTATTGAGGCGTGATCACTGCTTTGAAACGGCCATGCGATCTACATGGCTTTTTCTTATGTTTGTAAATTAGGTGCAGATTTTCAGCTGTCCGGTAATTTCCCTCTCTATGTATAACTTGCAGTTCAAGAGCGAAAAAACATTAGAAttccatcataatgtgaaatataTCATTAAAATAGAATAAATTATAGTAGGAAATagtcatgcaaaatggacgtatcaccttcttgcttggcaagcactacaaagtAGATCCTTGTCAACAGTGGCGGATTCAGGACCTaggccgggaggggggggggggcctgGGCCTGGGGCGTGAGGATGATTTACTTCATGGGCTGTAGCATATTGTGCACTGTGTCAACACTGTACTAGTCTGGGGCCCTGGGCTTGGCCCAATCCTGGGTCCGCCCCTGCTTGTCAAAGATGACATCTCTCACACCCAATACGTGATCACTCTTGATCAACTTGTTGAGATTGCACAACCCTACATGTCCAAGCCTTCTATGACAAAGCCATCCATAAGCAAATTTAGCAATAAGACATGTACGAACTCTTGATCCTTGTGAAAAAATGATAACGTAAATATCTTCAAGAACACGGGTAAGAACCATAGTACAATCATCTTTGCGAAAGACTTGACAATCAACTTAGCACACAAAATCCATAGTCAGTTAGTTTTGCAATGGAAAGAAGATTGTAACCAAGTGATTCAACAAGCATGATATTTTGATTGAGTTGTGTCTAGATATGATCACTTTACCAAGACCGTATACCTTCCCTTCGGAATTGTCTCCAAAGGTGAAATTTCTTCTTGATCTATCATTCTTATGGAGTTCTTGGAACCTGTATTTATCTTCGTTCATGTGGTGAGAGCACTCGCTATCGAGTACCCATTCTATTGCACCGGGAGAATTGTGTTTGTGAGATCTTGACATGAGACACCTAAAGATACAATCACATTCATCTTCTCCATCGACATCATAGTCATTATGATTGCCTGCATTGTTAGTTTCTCCAACACCATGTTTTTCACTTATGCAATGAATTAGAAGAGCTGGTGAAAGGATATTGACAATGATAGGGACATCGCTTTTCTCCCGAGTGAGTGCATTGAGTTCATGCAATTGCTGCGCAAAGCTTGGATCGTTTTCGTCCTTCATCTTCAAAACTGCCATAGCCTTATGGAGAAATTCATCAGGATTTTTGAGAGAATAATATGGAGAGACATAATAGCATTAGTCCGATTCCTTCCAAACAACATAAGCATTGTCAAAGTCAGTTAACTTTCTAAGTACATGATCATTAATGCCTCTAACAGTAAGTTGTGTAGCTCTAGCATTACATATCATATTAAGTTCTTCTTTAGAAGTAAGATGACTAGGATCCAACAGAGCGAAAGTCATATTCAACCCCTAGGTGCAAATGAGCTCGGGATGAAtggtaaattcaaaaaaaaagatgaaGATACattaaaaaaaattctgaaaaactttcATGGCAAACATTGATAATTTTTTTGGATGCTTGCAAATTTTCATCATGAAAGAACATTCGTGAAAGTGGTGGAAAAAATAACAAAATCATCACTCCAAAACGCTTTTGAAAATAGCACTATTGTAGCattgattttgtttttgttttcttgccACGACTTCCGTGAATGTTCTTTCattatgaaattttgcaagcaTCCAAAAAAAATCGTCAATGTTTTCCAaagaaaaattcagatttttttgaatttactgttcgcccgagctcatttgagctcgggctgATAAACATCAGGTCCCAAACAGAGGTACATATTGATTTTCAATGATATCAAGAAAGTCACGTTCCTCATATAAGCtagggtatttaactttccaaGATTGATAATTAGAGCAAACACATATAGGAACTCTGCATCGAAGACTATCCATTAGATACCGTACTCTCCTAGGCGGTAAAGCCAAACCAAAGGGTCAATTTTCCTAGGATTCGCTAATGGAGGAACTTGTAGAGCAGACCAATGCTTGGATACCACTTTTAGGATCGATAAGTATGTCTAGAGGGCAGGTGAATAGACTACTAAGCCAAATAATGGACTCTTTCTGAAGTTTTAATTTCTTGTCCGATTATAGGCTTTTCTGGCAATCCATAGAGCATGCACACGTGCAAACCAAAAGTAATAggcaacagaaagtaaagacatGCAAGTGCAAACTAAAGAGGTGGACTTGAGATAATCACAAACACAATTGGCTTGGTGAAGACTTTTTACGTGCTTCAAATAGTTGGGGGTATCtcacatccatgttgatggatatCTTCCATCCATGAATGAATAAGATCAAAAGGGCCCCGTTTAGGAGATGCCATGGAGGGACAGTCCAAGGACCATTGTTCAAAAAATCATCTGATTCAGCGATTTATCGTCAAATTAATCACTACTCAGGGGGTGACCGATATATAAGATTATGCCGACAAGCGATTTATCGGGAATCTACTGATATATCGGGCCTATTCCTAGCAACATGTGTGCAAGAAatatatttatttttgttttttggacCTAGTTATGTAATATGTATTCTTGTCCAATTTTGTTCATCATTGTAAAAGGATTGAAAGCCGAGTAATCAAGTTAGCACTTCTGTCCAATATTGTTTTTGTGTCGCATATGGGGAATCCATTGGTGCTCCCGGCAGGCGCGCGCTACTGCCCATGACATTGTTTTTTCAAATGTCAAAAAAAAATTCCAGCAAAAATTCTGCGTGTTCATTGTCACAACCAAATTTGTAAGCTAAAAAATTAAACATTTCCGCTtgtgcaaaaaaaagaaaaaaagaaatgttACCCCAAAATGTCACCCTAAATTTGTTTTCTTCACCGGTGAAACACCACTGCTCTATTTCGCATGAAAATTTTCAAGGATGCTTGCGACACTAACACGAACATCTACAAGAAAAATTCAAGAATTTTTTAAAATATTTCCTATATTTTTTGTTTACTATTCACGCGGGAGCGCGCGCTCCCGGGAGCCAAAACGTCATTCTCGTTGAATATAGCATATTTTAGTGCTCGGAACCCGGGATAGCAAtcttggggtggagtaatagtagtacatgcagttGGTTTAATACTCTACTTATGCCAGACATAAAGCCTATGTGAAATTATGCCATGAATATCATAGTCATACTCGTTGTTATTCTTGTCAGTTGTCCAACTTTAATTTGTGACCATGTCGTTTGCCTTCTTTTCTAGTGAGATACCTCGTGTGAACATATGCCCCTGATCCATTCTTCCATCGATAAAAGCATACAAAATTGCTCTTTCATATTTGCTTTTACTTTTACTGCTCAATTAGCTATCGATTTGTTTTTAACCTTTACAGTTAGGTACAAGTTGGGTTCCAACTGCATAGAGTAACATTGTTTAGAGTCTGCGTTAACTGAGTCAGACTAAACCGAGCATGCACAGATTCCAAAAATGATGCAAACTTGCAAAGTGATGGCTAGCCCAAAGCATTTTTGTGATAGTGATGTTACGATATGTATAATGGTGGCATGTGGATACAGATGTCTCATGACAAAAAATAGCTTCAAGCACATATATTGATTTTTTTTTCCCCAATGCAAACTACTACTAGTGGGCCTCATCAAATAATAAAAAGTAGAGTCCCACTACACATGCATCCATATTCTTCACTTTAACTTTTCCAGCTTTATGGACCAGACCAAAATTTTCTTTTCAAGCACCCGCCTCCGTAGGGGATCACGCCGCTCCATCCAAACATACTTTTACTGACATCGCCGATCCTACATAGCATATGAGACATCACCCTGAGGttatgcattgtacatgccctttataCTAGAATTTGCAACCTGTGTACATGGTCTGGACCTCCGGGGCTGAGCAAGGTACATGGTACATGGTCCATGGT from Triticum aestivum cultivar Chinese Spring chromosome 3B, IWGSC CS RefSeq v2.1, whole genome shotgun sequence includes these protein-coding regions:
- the LOC123068158 gene encoding transcription factor bHLH167, giving the protein MKSRRQSGRGGAMLLPDGNLHSSGSKMERKDVEKNRRLHMKGLCLKLSSLVPASPSSDHHLRHYSSSPPSSNKDAATQLDQLDSAAAYIKQLRGRIDDLKRRKQAAVSGTAGCSSSISTGDYKGAPSTATTALPVIEVRHQDGTLDVALVSEVGRPFRLHEVIAVLEQEGAEVVSASFSVVGDKIFYTVHSQALYPRIGLEAGRVAQGLRGLAAAAAVSPSVLLT